From Thunnus maccoyii chromosome 21, fThuMac1.1, whole genome shotgun sequence, the proteins below share one genomic window:
- the mix23 gene encoding protein MIX23 has product MAAHDGTLNCEDFSMFQEVLKVMRTIDDRIVHALNTTVPTVSFSGKVDATQTCKQLYESMMEAHLSRDKAIKACIAQTSEVVGQLREERANDSENLALIKQLRKEQTKLKLMQSELNVEEVVNDRSLKVFSERCRIHYTPPKVK; this is encoded by the exons ATGGCGGCGCATGATGGGACTTTAAACTGTGAGGACTTTTCAATGTTTCAG GAGGTGCTGAAGGTGATGCGCACCATAGATGACCGTATCGTCCACGCTCTGAACACCACCGTGCCCACAGTCTCCTTCTCAGGCAAAGTGGATGCCACgcaaacatgcaaacaactCTATGAATCT ATGATGGAGGCCCACCTGAGCAGAGACAAAGCTATCAAGGCTTGTATAGCCCAGACATCTGAGGTTGTGGGACAACTGCGTGAAGAAAGAGCGAATGACAGCGAAAACCTGGCACTCATTAAACAGCTAAGAAAGGAGCAGACCAAA TTAAAGCTTATGCAATCAGAGCTGAATGTTGAAGAAGTCGTCAATGACAGAAGTCTGAAG gTTTTCAGTGAAAGGTGCAGAATCCACTACACACCCCCGAAGGTGAAGTGA
- the LOC121888377 gene encoding cystatin-B-like, whose amino-acid sequence MPITGGFSETRDATKETQKLCDQVKPEVEKETGKNFKEFVAVKYSRQTVAGTNYIIKVHVGGDNYILLSVFEALDFNGGAVELKDVQENKTNEDPLTPF is encoded by the exons ATGCCTATCACTGGAGGATTCAGTGAGACAAGAGATGCCACTAAGGAAACTCAGAAGCTCTGTGATCAG GTGAAACCCGAAGTAGAAAAGGAAACAGGGAAGAATTTCAAAGAATTTGTAGCTGTAAAATACAGCAGACAGACTGTGGCTGGAACAAACTATATCATCAAG GTTCATGTAGGAGGAGACAACTACATTCTTCTGAGTGTCTTTGAAGCACTTGATTTTAATGGAGGAGCAGTTGAACTGAAAGACGTACAGGAGAACAAAACCAACGAGGACCCCCTCACACCTTTTTAA
- the LOC121887852 gene encoding uncharacterized protein LOC121887852, with amino-acid sequence MENAQISSYEFDGERHRITARFSLFKAIDPVTTSYLHKLTEEQWKMLATAHTDTDIISLLSDLCQDVVKAITCMIMDNVLPQVYNSMQSLGSSNTSTTMSRIDASEMDLSDYLVSEEAMQCCIRDTLNVSLAEGMGVKEESSHNANKLLELVAGEVTRRVNHSITDFFYAPSFPPLPQSSGSDISCQSLLDDMVYHTAQIMHGYIWREKRFEETSQDSEFSEFSSVDEATDSEELNAEDAESICSEISDVSSPEKVTSPVESIQTAIKPIIKSSLHKITEEQWEFLATDHTDTDTIRLLSGLCLDIVDKITHIVHKEMFARVRFRMHQTGSSNTSIIMNRIRESESHWFHYMVHEKITKVHIGTCLHWSVGAGMGVEPKRSHNTDKLLVLVSAEVTRRVNLSLAEIFSSTAFPELHKAVESNIYNKSLVDDMVYHMVQILQWCLWRRKRLEEGSPDDDPNLYSSADSINDIEEFDAEDADSISSSSESSVLPEFSGPDEVTSVEEFDAEDAESICSSSEGSACSFDIIKASPRPAVDVSRRENFSGQKSTGRISTFVRKLRRFFQRNTARVNPACEVIQLENGSTQTPPPKKKKRPAVTRMFSSLDKVLRKPFTSCISGGSHDD; translated from the exons ATGGAGAACGCACAG ATTTCATCATATGAATTTGATGGAGAGCGTCACCGCATCACAGCACGATTTTCCCTATTCAAGGCCATTGACCCAGTGACTACATCATATCTTCACAAACTAACAGAAGA GCAGTGGAAGATGTTGGCAACTGCCCACACTGACACGGATATCATCAGCTTGCTCTCGGACCTGTGCCAGGATGTAGTGAAGGCGATCACCTGCATGATAATGGACAACGTGTTACCTCAGGTCTATAACAGTATGCAGAGCTTAGGGTCCAGCAACACTTCGACTACAAT GAGCAGGATTGATGCGTCAGAGATGGATTTGAGTGATTATCTCGTGTCAGAGGAAGCCATGCAGTGCTGCATTCGAGATACCCTGAATGTCTCTCTTGCAGAGGGGATGGGAGTTAAGGAGGAGAGTTCCCACAACGCCAATAAACTGCTGGAGTTGGTCGCAGGGGAGGTGACGAGGAGGGTGAACCACTCTATTACTGACTTCTTTTACGCACCCTCTTTCCCACCATTGCCCCAGTCTAGTGGGTCTGACATCTCCTGCCAGTCTCTCCTGGATGACATGGTGTACCATACAGCCCAGATCATGCATGGGTACATTTGGAGAGAAAAACGTTTTGAAGAAACATCCCAGGACAGTGAGTTCTCTGAGTTTTCAAGTGTAGACGAAGCCACTGACAGTGAGGAGCTCAATGCTGAGGATGCAGAATCAATCTGCTCTGAGATATCTGATGTTTCCAGTCCTGAAAAAGTCACCAGCCCTGTGGAGTCGATACAAACGGCCATCAAACCAATTATAAAATCAAGTCTCCACAAAATAACAGAGGA GCAGTGGGAGTTTTTGGCAACTGACCACACTGACACCGATACCATCAGGTTGCTCTCGGGCCTGTGTCTTGATATAGTGGACAAGATCACCCACATAGTGCATAAAGAGATGTTTGCTCGGGTCCGGTTCAGGATGCATCAGACAGGGTCCAGCAACACTTCAATCATAAT gAACAGGATTCGTGAGTCAGAGTCCCACTGGTTTCATTACATGGTGCAtgagaaaataacaaaagtCCACATTGGGACATGCCTGCATTGGTCTGTTGGAGCGGGGATGGGAGTTGAACCAAAGAGATCCCATAACACAGATAAACTGCTGGTGTTGGTCTCAGCAGAGGTGACGAGGAGGGTGAACCTCTCACTGGCTGAAATTTTTTCATCGACTGCTTTCCCAGAATTACACAAGGCTGTTGAGTCTAACATCTACAACAAATCTCTTGTGGATGATATGGTCTATCATATGGTCCAGATCCTGCAATGGTGCCTTTGGAGAAGGAAACGACTTGAAGAAGGATCCCCAGATGATGACCCCAATCTATATTCCAGTGCAGACTCAATCAACGACATTGAGGAGTTTGACGCTGAGGATGCAGATTCaatctcttcttcctctgagaGTTCAGTCCTCCCTGAGTTTTCCGGTCCCGACGAAGTCACCAGTGTTGAGGAGTTTGACGCTGAGGATGCAGAATCAATCTGCTCTTCATCTGAGGGTTCAGCCTGCAGTTTTGATATCATAAAAGCTTCTCCCAGACCGGCAGTGGATGTATCACGGAGAGAGAATTTCTCTGGACAGAAGTCCACAGGAAGAATCAGCACCTTTGTGAGGAAACTGAGGAGGTTTTTCCAGAGAAACACTGCAAGAGTCAATCCAGCCTGTGAAGTCATCCAACTGGAGAATGGATCAACACAAACGCCGCctccaaagaagaagaagcgtcCGGCCGTCACCAGGATGTTCTCCTCCTTGGACAAGGTTCTGAGGAAGCCGTTCACCTCCTGCATCAGTGGTGGATCACATGACGACTAG